Proteins from a single region of Numenius arquata chromosome Z, bNumArq3.hap1.1, whole genome shotgun sequence:
- the SMIM15 gene encoding small integral membrane protein 15 → MIDIKAWAEYIVEWAAKDPYGFLTTVILALTPLFVISAALSWKLAKMIEAREREQKKKQKRQENIAKAKRTKKD, encoded by the coding sequence atgattgATATTAAGGCTTGGGCTGAATACATCGTGGAGTGGGCTGCAAAGGACCCATATGGCTTTCTCACGACAGTAATCTTGGCCCTTACGCCATTGTTTGTAATTAGTGCAGCACTTTCATGGAAGCTTGCAAAAATGATTGAggccagagagagagagcaaaagaaGAAGCAGAAACGCCAAGAGAATATTGCAAAAGCCAAACGAACAAAGAAGGATTAA